In a single window of the Flavobacterium sp. W4I14 genome:
- a CDS encoding hypothetical protein (product_source=Hypo-rule applied), which translates to MYFSESISPILVANLFFKLNLNQIMDDHEDVFMANLKKMIEEHKDA; encoded by the coding sequence ATGTATTTCAGTGAAAGTATTTCCCCCATTTTGGTGGCAAACCTGTTTTTCAAATTAAATTTAAACCAGATCATGGATGATCATGAGGATGTCTTTATGGCAAACCTTAAGAAGATGATAGAGGAGCATAAAGATGCCTAA
- a CDS encoding hypothetical protein (product_source=Hypo-rule applied; pfam=PF03432), with translation MVARILTGESIRGLINYNESRVALGTVKPILASRFGLDIEQLELRHKVARFEHLTKLNSRVKTNAVHIMLNFHRSEILSVETLQKIAVDYMDKIGFGDQPFLAYKHDDASHPHIHIVTTNIKADSARIDMHNIGRILSEKARKELELEYHLLKAEGRGTELLILPANIERAAYGEKQTKRSIYNVVTAVLRSYKFTSLAEYNAVLKTYNVIADRGPEDSLMFQKRGLVYSVLDADGKRVGIPFKASSFAGKPILNKVESRFARNLEKRKVYAEQLRSAVSKSLDKDHLATQDDLVNALGKQGISVLFRQNSEGRIYGLTYVDHNSRCVFNGSDLGKPFSAKAILERLHKGESGLVERKTDAPILIERQSEVSLAAASVASNSAHDSLLEFLFEKPAQEPSLMLSTRKKKKKKKGRLKNRDLSNQI, from the coding sequence ATGGTTGCGAGGATATTGACAGGCGAAAGTATCAGGGGGCTGATCAATTATAACGAATCCCGGGTTGCCCTGGGAACAGTAAAGCCTATCCTGGCCAGCCGCTTTGGACTGGACATTGAACAGCTCGAGCTGCGGCACAAAGTGGCAAGGTTTGAACACTTGACCAAGCTCAATAGTAGGGTAAAGACTAACGCCGTCCATATCATGCTCAATTTTCACCGGTCTGAGATTTTATCTGTAGAAACCCTTCAGAAAATAGCTGTAGACTATATGGATAAAATCGGTTTTGGTGATCAGCCATTCTTGGCTTATAAACATGATGATGCCAGCCATCCCCACATCCATATTGTCACTACGAACATTAAAGCTGATTCGGCGAGGATAGATATGCACAATATCGGGAGAATCCTATCGGAAAAGGCTAGGAAGGAACTAGAACTTGAATACCATTTGCTCAAAGCCGAAGGACGGGGAACGGAACTTCTCATTCTGCCGGCCAACATCGAAAGGGCTGCCTATGGCGAAAAACAGACCAAAAGATCGATTTACAATGTGGTAACGGCGGTATTGAGAAGCTATAAGTTTACCTCCCTTGCTGAGTACAACGCGGTACTTAAAACATATAACGTGATTGCAGACCGGGGACCGGAAGATTCCCTGATGTTTCAAAAAAGGGGACTGGTTTATTCGGTACTAGATGCTGATGGTAAACGTGTAGGGATACCTTTTAAGGCGAGCTCATTTGCTGGGAAGCCTATTTTGAATAAAGTGGAAAGCAGATTTGCCCGTAACCTTGAAAAAAGGAAAGTTTATGCTGAACAGTTAAGGTCGGCTGTTTCAAAATCACTTGATAAGGATCATCTGGCAACACAGGATGACTTAGTCAATGCTTTGGGGAAACAGGGCATCTCGGTACTGTTCCGGCAGAACAGTGAAGGCAGGATTTATGGTCTAACCTATGTTGACCATAATAGCCGCTGTGTATTCAATGGTAGTGATTTGGGTAAACCTTTCAGCGCGAAGGCTATTCTGGAAAGGCTGCATAAAGGTGAATCTGGTCTGGTGGAGCGTAAGACGGATGCTCCAATTTTGATTGAACGCCAATCAGAAGTTTCATTGGCGGCTGCAAGCGTCGCCAGCAATTCTGCGCACGATAGCCTCCTGGAGTTTTTATTTGAGAAACCGGCGCAGGAACCTTCGTTAATGTTATCAACCAGAAAGAAAAAGAAGAAGAAAAAAGGTCGTTTAAAAAACAGGGATTTATCAAACCAAATTTAA
- a CDS encoding hypothetical protein (product_source=Hypo-rule applied; pfam=PF02534,PF14293; superfamily=52540; transmembrane_helix_parts=Inside_1_19,TMhelix_20_42,Outside_43_61,TMhelix_62_81,Inside_82_93,TMhelix_94_116,Outside_117_120,TMhelix_121_143,Inside_144_194,TMhelix_195_217,Outside_218_686), producing MNTGEDTQGLRKILDLSRMISVFLLAMHFYIRFFQVFLAWGWHSNITDKIVTKLAALDIFDGWWLAKITALVFLVISLLGVKGKKDEDITLQQICVYMVTGLVFYFSAILFLYFHWPANLLVGVYCVVTVTGFLLILASGTWISRRIRQSLVKDIFNSENETFPQEERLLENEYSVNLPAKYRYKGEIRDSWINLINLFRGLLVAGTPGAGKSYFVIRHLINQLMGKGFSVFIYDFKYDDLSVITYNCLLKYIERYKVKPKFYVINFDDLNRTHRCNPLDPAAMTDITDATEASRTIMMGLNRDWIKKQGDFFVESPINFLTAIIWYLKKYKDGKYCTLPHVIELMQADYEQLFNVLQKEEEIKVLINPFISAYRNEAMAQLEGQIASAKIGLARLSSPQLYYVLSGNDFTLDVNNPDEPKIICVGNNPQKLQVYGAVLSLYISRMIKLVNKKGKLKSALIFDEFPTIFFNNMDSLIATARSNKVATALAVQDFSQLKKDYGAEQSEVITGIVGNIISGQVTGSTAKSLSETFGKIMQDRQSKSINSSDVSISQSTQLDYAIPASKIASLSSGEFVGMVADNPEEKIALKMFHCEIQNDHEAIAKEEKLYKPIPIVKIVSAEEIRENYESIKAQVADLLKSESGDSQAKQDQNALRNTNKKRLKVKKLAKKSNLGNKESTSNTISF from the coding sequence ATGAACACAGGCGAAGACACCCAGGGACTCAGAAAGATACTGGATTTAAGCAGGATGATAAGCGTTTTCCTGCTTGCGATGCACTTTTATATCCGGTTTTTTCAGGTTTTTTTAGCTTGGGGATGGCATTCTAATATAACGGATAAAATAGTAACCAAGCTCGCAGCGCTCGATATTTTTGATGGTTGGTGGCTTGCAAAGATTACAGCGCTTGTCTTTCTGGTGATTTCACTTTTGGGTGTAAAAGGGAAAAAAGATGAAGATATCACACTTCAACAGATTTGTGTTTACATGGTAACCGGACTGGTTTTCTATTTCAGCGCCATTCTGTTCCTGTATTTTCACTGGCCCGCAAATCTGCTGGTTGGTGTGTATTGCGTGGTTACCGTTACCGGCTTTTTGTTAATCCTTGCCTCCGGTACTTGGATCTCCAGAAGGATCAGGCAAAGTTTAGTGAAGGATATATTCAATTCGGAAAATGAAACCTTTCCCCAGGAAGAACGGTTGCTTGAAAACGAATACTCCGTAAACCTTCCAGCGAAATACCGGTATAAGGGGGAGATACGTGATAGCTGGATTAATCTGATCAACCTTTTTAGGGGCCTGCTGGTTGCGGGAACCCCTGGAGCAGGTAAGTCTTATTTTGTCATCCGCCACCTGATCAATCAGCTGATGGGAAAAGGGTTTAGTGTGTTTATCTATGACTTTAAATATGATGACCTTTCAGTGATCACATATAACTGCCTGCTAAAGTATATCGAACGCTATAAAGTCAAACCAAAATTTTATGTTATAAATTTTGATGACCTGAACCGTACCCACCGCTGTAATCCGCTTGATCCGGCGGCTATGACCGATATTACCGATGCGACAGAGGCGAGCAGGACCATCATGATGGGCCTGAACCGTGATTGGATCAAAAAGCAAGGGGATTTCTTTGTAGAGAGCCCGATAAACTTCCTTACTGCCATCATCTGGTACTTAAAGAAATATAAGGATGGAAAATATTGTACCCTTCCGCATGTAATTGAGCTCATGCAGGCGGACTATGAGCAGCTTTTTAATGTACTGCAAAAGGAAGAAGAAATTAAGGTACTGATCAATCCCTTCATCAGCGCCTACCGGAATGAAGCAATGGCGCAGCTGGAGGGCCAGATCGCCTCGGCAAAGATCGGACTGGCGAGACTTTCCTCGCCTCAGCTATATTATGTATTGAGCGGCAATGATTTCACGCTGGATGTGAACAATCCGGATGAGCCTAAGATTATCTGCGTAGGCAATAACCCACAAAAGCTTCAGGTTTATGGAGCTGTTCTTTCTCTTTATATTTCCAGGATGATCAAGCTGGTCAACAAAAAGGGGAAATTGAAAAGCGCGTTGATCTTTGATGAATTTCCTACCATATTTTTCAATAACATGGACAGCCTTATCGCCACTGCAAGAAGTAACAAGGTTGCCACAGCTTTAGCGGTACAGGATTTTAGCCAGCTTAAAAAAGATTATGGTGCAGAACAGTCGGAAGTAATTACCGGGATCGTGGGCAATATTATTTCTGGCCAGGTGACAGGAAGTACCGCTAAGAGTCTGAGCGAGACTTTTGGGAAAATTATGCAGGACCGACAGTCGAAGAGTATCAACAGTAGCGATGTCTCGATTTCACAAAGCACGCAATTGGATTATGCTATTCCTGCTTCTAAAATAGCATCGCTTTCGTCCGGTGAATTTGTGGGCATGGTGGCAGACAATCCCGAAGAAAAGATTGCCTTAAAAATGTTTCATTGCGAAATCCAGAATGATCATGAGGCGATCGCAAAGGAGGAAAAGTTATATAAGCCGATACCGATAGTGAAAATAGTGTCCGCTGAAGAGATTAGGGAGAATTACGAAAGCATAAAAGCACAGGTCGCGGATCTGCTAAAGTCGGAATCGGGCGATTCTCAAGCTAAGCAGGATCAAAATGCTTTGCGCAATACTAATAAGAAAAGGTTGAAAGTTAAAAAGCTGGCTAAAAAGAGTAATCTTGGAAATAAGGAAAGTACCAGCAATACTATTTCTTTTTAA
- a CDS encoding hypothetical protein (product_source=Hypo-rule applied), with the protein MPRKKSKNTEGLLTHPIIFRVNENTFKRLEKIQTHSNCQSIGEVARNILSKEKILMLTRDITMNAPMEELASIRKELKAIGVNINQQTRHFHTSENEAQRSFYFMRTSDLYKNVGEKVDRLLEIITQMSMKWLRGY; encoded by the coding sequence ATGCCAAGGAAAAAATCAAAAAATACGGAAGGTCTTTTGACGCATCCAATCATTTTTAGAGTAAATGAAAATACCTTTAAGAGGCTGGAAAAAATTCAGACCCATAGCAATTGTCAGTCAATAGGGGAGGTGGCCAGAAATATCCTTTCAAAGGAAAAGATCTTAATGCTGACCCGGGATATAACAATGAACGCGCCTATGGAAGAGCTTGCCTCAATCAGAAAGGAACTCAAGGCGATAGGGGTAAACATCAATCAACAGACCAGGCATTTTCATACCTCGGAAAACGAGGCGCAGCGGTCTTTCTATTTTATGCGCACCAGCGATCTGTATAAAAATGTCGGTGAAAAGGTAGATCGGTTATTGGAGATTATTACCCAGATGTCAATGAAATGGTTGCGAGGATATTGA